The following DNA comes from Candidatus Atribacteria bacterium ADurb.Bin276.
ATCATCAACTGCTTTTACCCACCCAATTGTTGAACGGAAGACGCCAGCTTTAACTGGGAAATATTTTTTTAAATTTTTTATTTTTAAAAGAGATACATTATTCATAGATTTTGCACTCTTCAATTGAGTGTTGGTTTATTTTTTTCCAGTGATGACAATAAACAAAATGGTTTAAATCTACATTGCTTTTATTTGGTTGATTTACACATTGCTCATCTTCAAAGGAACAGCGGTTTCGGAACCGACATCCTTCGGGAAATTGTGAAGGATCGGGGACCATGCCTGGTATTGAATCAAGTTTTTCCTGCTCGATATCCAACCGAGGTATAGAATGGAGCAAACCAATGGTATAAGGATGGCAAGGATTTTTAAAAATATCATGACGGTTTCCCTCTTCGACTATTTTTCCAGCATACATTACAACAATTCGTTTCGCCATAGTAGCGACAATTCCTAAATCATGGGTGATGAGAATAACTGCCATATTAAGCTGTCTTTGAAGGCTAATCATTAATTCAATAATTTGTGCCTGGATGGTTACATCCAAAGATGTGGTTGGTTCATCGGCAATTAAAAGCTGAGGATGGCAAGAGAGTGCCATGGCAATCATACCTCTTTGTTTCATTCCTCCTGATAATTCATGAGGATATTCGTTTAATCGTTTTTCTGGATCGGGAATTCCTACCAGTTTAAACATTTCAACCGCCCGTTTTCGGGCTTCATGATGGCTGACTTTTTGATGAAGAGAGATTGCCTCAATAATTTGGTCACCGATGGTATAAACCGGATTGAGTGCAGATGAAGGTTCTTGAAAAATCATTGAAATGTCTTTTCCACGGATACTTTGCATCTGTTTTTCAGATAATGATAATAAATCAGAATTATTGAAATTTATTTTTCCGCCAACGATTTTTCCATTCGAATCAATCAATCGCAGGAGGGCTAAAGAGGTAACACTTTTTCCACATCCTGATTCACCAACCAAGGCAATGGTTTCACCTTGGTAAACTTGGAAACTGACATCATCCACAGCTTTGAGTTCTTGACCATAATCGTTATAAAAATATACCTTAAGATTTTCTATATTAAGGATAGGGTTATTGGTATTCATGATTGACTCCTCATATCCTGAGCCGAGGATCAAATACATCTCGAAGGGCATCCCCGACTAAGTTCCAAGATAGAACAAAAAGAACCATCGCTGCACCAGGAAAGACAGTAGAGTACCAATAACGTAGAGCTTCACCTTGTCCTCCTAACATCCAGTTTCGAGAATAATTGAGAAGTGCTCCCCAATCGGAATACCCTTGTGGAGCTCCAACTCCCAGGAAACTGAGGGCAGCAGCTGTAATAACTAATGAACCCATCCGCATTGAGGCTTGTATCAATACTGGAAAAATTGTATTGGGAAGGACATGGCGGATGATGATCAAATAATTTTTTACTCCAAGGGCCTTAGCTGCCATGACATATTGTTCTTCTTTCACTTGAAGAATATTACCTCGGATTAAACGGGCTGGGTACATCCAGCCGAAAATCGTCATGGCAATCATAACTTTATTCAACCCGCTTCCTAAGATAGCAGCTAATACCAAAGCTGCAACTAAAAAAGGAATAGCCATAAAAATATCGGTGATTCGCATGAGGATTTCATCGAAAAGTTTACCATAATACCCGGCTATTGATCCGATAAACAGACCAATGAGCGTTGAAACTACAGTGACTATTATTCCAACACGAAAAGCGGTTCGAGTACCCCAGATTACTCCATAAAAAATATCTCTTTTCCCTGCTACCCCAAAAAGGTGTTCCGGTGAAGGAGGTTGAGGGCTTGAAGTCCAAGTGACAATGGGCATCATATAGGGATCTCTCCCCTCTTTGGGAGGAGCTATAAAAGGAGCAAAGATGGCTATTACGATAAATATACCTAAGAGGACAAAGCCAATAATTGCTGAAGCGTTTAAAAATAGTTTCTTTATAATCCGATGGGTTTCCGACTTCATTTTTCTAGTCCAACCTAACCCTGGGATCAATATAAGCATAAGAGATATCAACCAGAAGATTCCCAATAATCAATATAAGTCCAAAAAAGAGGACACCACCCATAATCGAGGCATAATCTAATTGTTGAGCTGCTAAAGCTAAAAAGCTTCCTAAACCGGTTCGATTAAATATTGCTTCAACAATTACCGTTCCTGCCATCAATCCGACAATAGTTTGGCCACTCACGGTAGCAACTGGTATCATGGCGTTTCTTTTAGCATGTTTATTGATGACGACCCTTTCATCTAAACCTTTGGCCCGCGCAGTTCGGACATAATCCCGTTGGAGAACGTCAAGCATGGAGGATCGGGTAATACGAAGAATGTAAGCCAATTGAACATAGGTTAAGGTGAGAACCGGACCAACGAGATGCCGTAAGGCATTTACAAAAACATCCAATCTTCCATTGAGAAGCGCATCAATAGTTGTCATACCGGTAAAAGACCTAAAGCTGGTAGATTTAACAATGCTTTCAGCCCAGAGACTTAAATTCCCTGGAGGGAAAAGCCCCAGTGTGCTATAGAAAATCATGAGAATGAATAAGCCAAAAACAAAATCAGGGAAGGACCATCCTACCACGGCAAAAATCCGCAGCGAATGATCCAAGGTACGATTGTGGTGGAGTGCAGACAGGACTCCCATCCAGGTTCCGATCAAGATAATTGGGATGGCGGAAAATAACGTCAGTTCCAAGGTATAGGGAAAACGCTGGAGTAAAGCCTGTAAAACCGGTGCTTTTCCAACATAGGACCATCCTAAGTTCCCTTGAAGCAGATTTTTAAACCATCTTCCGTACTGAATAGGTATCGGATCATCGAGGCCGTACATAGAAATGAGCTGATCAACATTTTCACTTTTTAAGCGGTCAGGGCTGCTGATGAAGGTAGCTAACCGCTGATAGGGACTGAGCATACCAATCATGGAGAAAACGATAAGAGAAATACCAAAAAGAGTAATAGGTATAAATAAAACTCTCCGTATAATATAAAATATCAAAACCATCAATCCTTCCACTCCGGAGGGGAAAAACAATTCCCTCCGGAGAACAATCATTATTCTTCAATCATTTATTCGGCTTTATAAATCCCATTATAATTAGCTTCGCCTGATTGTATTGGATTGAATTCCCATCCTTGGACCCAGGTTCTCATTGGGAAGAGCGCTATCTCTTGATAGAAGGTAAGACCTAATACATTTTCGTAAGCGATTTTTTGAATTTCTTCATACATAGCTTGCCGCTTCGTTGCATCGGTTTCAGAGATGGCCGCTTCAATGATCGGATTTAAATTTTCTTGAGCAAATTTAATATAGGCTTCTCCCTGGGGCCCACCATAGACTCCATTGCTATGGAAATAAGTGAAAATGAAGTTATGGGGATCGGGATAATCAGCAATCCAGCCAATGACAAAGGCGGGTAATTTGCCGCTTTTATAAGCATCCAAGTAATTTGGCCACTGAACTCCCTGCACATCAATTTTAAACTTTGGGTTGAGGGATTCAATGTTTTCCTTAAACATTTCACAGGCGGTTTGTCGAGCATCATTCCCGGTATTGTAAAGCAAGGTCAGCTTAAAACCATTTTCCCAGACCTTGCCATCCCAAGCTTTCTTGAATTCTTCTTCGGCTTTAGCCAGGTCGAATTCAAACTTGGGAAGATCGGCATTGTATCCCAGCATGCCAGAAGGAATAACTGATGGGGGTCGCTCCCCATATCCTAATAAAACTTCCTGGATCATGGTGTCATAATCGAAAGCGTAACTAAAAGCACGGCGACAATGGATATCACTAAAGAAATCAGCTGGGATACCATTGCCATCAAGAACTCCACTTCCTAAGAAATCACTGGTTTTATCAACTGTCCAGTTAAAATGGAAAGCAGTCACGGTGATTCTCTTGCCACTTTCAATTTTAAGATCTTTTAAGTCTTTAACCTGATCGAGATACTGAGCTGGCATATAAATCTGGTCGGCATCTCCAGCTTCCAACATAGCCCGGCGTGTGCCCCACTCGTCAATTCCCCAGTCAATAATCTGGGCAATTTTGGCCTTTTCTCCCCAATATCCATCAAAACGGTCCAAGGTAACCTTCTGTTGGGTACGGTCCCACTCGGTAAATTTGAAAGGTCCAGTACCATTGGCTTTGTCATATATTGGCGAAGACTCTTTTTTTACATTATAGTGTTTCCACCATCCATCAGCATTCCCATCCCAGCAGCCCCATTCAACGCAGGTCTCTTTGTCAAGGATGTTGCTCCAGTAAGCATGTTTCGGCAGAATGTAAAGAAATGGTGCAAAGGGACGTACCAGGTGGAATACCACTGAATTATCCTGAACTTCAATAACCGGATCGATAACTTGTTGATAAAATTCAATCAATTTGGCAGCATCGTCGGGATTAATTAAATTACCGTTTTCATCAACCATCTCAGTGAGAGGAGTTCCAATTTTATCGGCAACCAGCTCATCAAGGGTTTGGGAATCAAATAAGGCTTCAATAATCATCCATTGTGGTCCGTTGGCTGGATCAAAAAGGATATTTCGCTCGAAGGTATATTCAACATCTTCGGGAGTAAAATCGTTCCCATTGTGAAATTTGACACCCTCTCGAATCGGGAATCGGTAAGTTGTTCCGTTATCCTGGATCAGACCATTTTCAACTGTAGGGATTTCGGTTGCCAGTAT
Coding sequences within:
- the oppD_1 gene encoding Oligopeptide transport ATP-binding protein OppD, with product MNTNNPILNIENLKVYFYNDYGQELKAVDDVSFQVYQGETIALVGESGCGKSVTSLALLRLIDSNGKIVGGKINFNNSDLLSLSEKQMQSIRGKDISMIFQEPSSALNPVYTIGDQIIEAISLHQKVSHHEARKRAVEMFKLVGIPDPEKRLNEYPHELSGGMKQRGMIAMALSCHPQLLIADEPTTSLDVTIQAQIIELMISLQRQLNMAVILITHDLGIVATMAKRIVVMYAGKIVEEGNRHDIFKNPCHPYTIGLLHSIPRLDIEQEKLDSIPGMVPDPSQFPEGCRFRNRCSFEDEQCVNQPNKSNVDLNHFVYCHHWKKINQHSIEECKIYE
- the gsiD_1 gene encoding Glutathione transport system permease protein GsiD; this encodes MKSETHRIIKKLFLNASAIIGFVLLGIFIVIAIFAPFIAPPKEGRDPYMMPIVTWTSSPQPPSPEHLFGVAGKRDIFYGVIWGTRTAFRVGIIVTVVSTLIGLFIGSIAGYYGKLFDEILMRITDIFMAIPFLVAALVLAAILGSGLNKVMIAMTIFGWMYPARLIRGNILQVKEEQYVMAAKALGVKNYLIIIRHVLPNTIFPVLIQASMRMGSLVITAAALSFLGVGAPQGYSDWGALLNYSRNWMLGGQGEALRYWYSTVFPGAAMVLFVLSWNLVGDALRDVFDPRLRI
- the dppB_2 gene encoding Dipeptide transport system permease protein DppB — encoded protein: MIVLRRELFFPSGVEGLMVLIFYIIRRVLFIPITLFGISLIVFSMIGMLSPYQRLATFISSPDRLKSENVDQLISMYGLDDPIPIQYGRWFKNLLQGNLGWSYVGKAPVLQALLQRFPYTLELTLFSAIPIILIGTWMGVLSALHHNRTLDHSLRIFAVVGWSFPDFVFGLFILMIFYSTLGLFPPGNLSLWAESIVKSTSFRSFTGMTTIDALLNGRLDVFVNALRHLVGPVLTLTYVQLAYILRITRSSMLDVLQRDYVRTARAKGLDERVVINKHAKRNAMIPVATVSGQTIVGLMAGTVIVEAIFNRTGLGSFLALAAQQLDYASIMGGVLFFGLILIIGNLLVDISYAYIDPRVRLD
- the dppA_1 gene encoding Periplasmic dipeptide transport protein precursor, with amino-acid sequence MKKILVLTWLLVFVLGISVAFAEIKNPDTYVYLHIGEPDTLDPGYAYDNASGEVLTYIYENLISYDGVNLQKFIPILATEIPTVENGLIQDNGTTYRFPIREGVKFHNGNDFTPEDVEYTFERNILFDPANGPQWMIIEALFDSQTLDELVADKIGTPLTEMVDENGNLINPDDAAKLIEFYQQVIDPVIEVQDNSVVFHLVRPFAPFLYILPKHAYWSNILDKETCVEWGCWDGNADGWWKHYNVKKESSPIYDKANGTGPFKFTEWDRTQQKVTLDRFDGYWGEKAKIAQIIDWGIDEWGTRRAMLEAGDADQIYMPAQYLDQVKDLKDLKIESGKRITVTAFHFNWTVDKTSDFLGSGVLDGNGIPADFFSDIHCRRAFSYAFDYDTMIQEVLLGYGERPPSVIPSGMLGYNADLPKFEFDLAKAEEEFKKAWDGKVWENGFKLTLLYNTGNDARQTACEMFKENIESLNPKFKIDVQGVQWPNYLDAYKSGKLPAFVIGWIADYPDPHNFIFTYFHSNGVYGGPQGEAYIKFAQENLNPIIEAAISETDATKRQAMYEEIQKIAYENVLGLTFYQEIALFPMRTWVQGWEFNPIQSGEANYNGIYKAE